The following coding sequences lie in one Arachis hypogaea cultivar Tifrunner chromosome 9, arahy.Tifrunner.gnm2.J5K5, whole genome shotgun sequence genomic window:
- the LOC140175279 gene encoding LOW QUALITY PROTEIN: DNA-directed RNA polymerase subunit beta'-like (The sequence of the model RefSeq protein was modified relative to this genomic sequence to represent the inferred CDS: inserted 1 base in 1 codon; deleted 1 base in 1 codon) has translation MIDQYKHQQLRIGSVSPQQIIAWAKKILHNEEIVGEVTKPYTFHYKTNKPEKDGLFCERIFGPVKSGICACGNYRVIGRKKKDNQKFCEQCGVEFVDSRIRRYQMGYIKLACLVTHVWYLKRLPSYIANLLDKPLKELEGLVYCDFSFARPVIKKPTFLRLRGLFEYEIQSWKYSIPLFFTIQGFDTFRNREISSGAGAIREQLGDLDLTILINSSLVEWKELGEGGSTGNENEWEARKVGRRKKFLVRRIELAKHFIRTNINPEWMVLCLLPVLPPELRPIIQIDGGKLISSDINELYRRVIYRNNTLIDLLTTSRSTPSELVMCQEKLVQEAVDTLLDNGIRGQPMRDGHNKVYKSFSDIIEGNKGRFRETLLGKRVDYSGRSVIVVGPSLSLHRCGLPREIAIELFQTFVIRGLIRKHFASNMGIAKSKIREKEPIVWEILQEIMQGHHVLLNRAPTLHRLGIQAFQPILVEGRAICLHPLVCKGFNADFDGDQMAVHVPLSLEAQTEARLLMFSHMNLLSPSMGDPISVPTQDMLIGLYILTSGNHRGISANRYSPCNRRNLKTERIYNNNNRYTXKKEPFFCNSYDAIGAYRQKKINFDSPLWFRWRLDQRVISSREAPIEVHYEPLGIYHEIYGHYIVVRSIKKQIRCIYIRTTVGHISFYREIEEAIQGFCRAHLYSI, from the exons ATGATTGATCAATATAAACATCAACAACTCCGAATTGGATCGGTCTCTCCTCAACAAATAATTGCTTGGGCAAAAAAAATCTTACATAATGAAGAGATAGTTGGGGAGGTAACAAAGCCCTATACTTTTCATTACAAAACTAATAAGCCTGAAAAAGATGGATTATTTTGCGAAAGAATTTTTGGACCTGTAAAAAGTGGAATTTGTGCTTGTGGAAATTATCGAGTGAtcgga agaaaaaaaaaagacaaccaAAAATTTTGCGAACAATGTGGGGTAGAATTTGTTGATTCTCGGATACGTAGATATCAAATGGGCTATATAAAACTCGCATGCCTAGTAACCCATGTGTGGTATTTGAAACGTCTTCCTAGTTATATCGCGAATCTTTTGGATAAACCTCTTAAAGAATTAGAAGGTCTAGTTTACTGCG ATTTTTCGTTTGCTAGACCCGTCATTAAAAAGCCTACTTTCTTACGATTACGAGGTTTATTCGAATATGAAATCCAATCCTGGAAATATAGCATACCACTTTTTTTTACTATACAGGGTTTCGATACATTTCGAAATAGAGAAATTTCTAGTGGAGCGGGTGCTATTCGAGAACAACTAGGCGATCTGGATTTGACAATTCTTATAAATTCTTCATTAGTAGAGTGGAAAGAATTAGGAGAAGGGGGATCCACGGGCAATGAAAATGAATGGGAGGCTCGAAAagttggaagaagaaaaaaatttttggttcGACGTATAGAATTAGCTAAACATTTTATCCGAACAAATATAAATCCGGAATGGATGGTTTTATGTCTCTTACCAGTTCTTCCCCCCGAATTGAGACCCATTATTCAAATCGATGGGGGAAAACTAATAAGCTCAGATATTAATGAACTCTATCGAAGAGTTATCTATCGGAACAATACTCTTATCGATCTATTAACAACAAGTAGATCTACGCCAAGCGAATTAGTAATGTGCCAGGAGAAATTGGTACAAGAAGCCGTGGATACGCTTCTGGATAATGGAATCCGCGGGCAACCGATGAGGGATGGTCATAATAAGGTTTACAAATCATTTTCAGATATAATTGAAGGTAACAAGGGAAGATTTCGCGAAACCCTGCTTGGAAAAAGGGTTGATTATTCGGGGCGTTCTGTTATTGTAGTAGGACCATCACTTTCATTACATCGATGTGGATTACCTCGCGAAATAGCAATAGAACTTTTCCAGACATTTGTAATTCGTGGTCTAATTCGAAAGCATTTTGCTTCGAACATGGGAATTGCTAAGAGTAAAATTCGGGAAAAAGAACCGATTGTATGGGAAATCCTTCAAGAAATTATGCAGGGGCATCACGTCTTGCTAAATAGAGCGCCTACTCTGCATAGATTAGGCATACAGGCATTCCAACCTATTTTAGTGGAAGGGCGCGCTATTTGTTTACACCCATTAGTTTGTAAGGGATTCAATGCAGACTTTGATGGAGACCAAATGGCTGTTCATGTGCCTTTATCTTTGGAAGCCCAAACGGAAGCTCGTTTACTTATGTTTTCTCATATGAACCTATTGTCTCCGTCGATGGGAGATCCTATTTCCGTACCGACTCAAGATATGCTTATTGGGCTTTATATATTAACGAGCGGGAATCATCGAGGTATTAGTGCAAACAGGTATAGTCCGTGTAATCGCAGAAATTTGAAAACTGAAAGAATTTACAATAATAACAATAGATATA AAAAAAAAGAACCCTTTTTTTGTAATTCCTATGATGCAATTGGAGCTTAtcgacaaaaaaaaataaatttcgatAGTCCTTTGTGGTTCCGCTGGCGGCTAGATCAGCGCGTTATTTCCTCAAGAGAAGCTCCTATCGAAGTTCATTATGAACCGTTGGGTATCTATCATGAGATTTATGGTCATTATATAGTAGTAAGAAGTATAAAAAAACAAATTCGTTGTATATACATTCGAACTACTGTTGGTCATATTTCTTTTTATCGAGAAATCGAAGAAGCTATACAAGGTTTTTGTCGAGCCCATTTATATAGTATCTAG